In a single window of the Streptomyces sp. NBC_00094 genome:
- a CDS encoding DUF5107 domain-containing protein, whose amino-acid sequence MTTVRRAVLTLPAALLGPDNPLPALRTHDGTHAVDDQTLAELPRDMARGIGRAPLRSLLPTPVRDGYGRERTPTDLDAIVIENDRLRATVLPGLGGRVHSLHHKPTGRELLYRNPVFQPAAFALNGAWFSGGIEWNIGATGHTTLSCSPLHAATVRAPDGGPMLRLWEWERLRDLPFQVDLWLPDGSDFLHVGIRVRNPHERPAPVYWWSNTAVPEDRRVLAPADSAWHHGYERGLRRVPVPADEDGADRSYPLGADHAADWFYDLPEGQRRWIAALDADGTGLVQTSTDPLRGRKLFAWGRGRGGRRWQEWLTEPGTPGYAEIQAGLARTQLEHLELPGGGEFSWLEAYGPLVADPAAALGDDWDAARAAVESSLAGALPRAAVDAAHAAWREQAADAAPETVLAVGSGWGALEVLRGQYELPGTPFPESSLGPEQEPWRELLDTGVLPAPEKGSAPGAPLVSAPWRDMLETAPADPSTEYHLGIAQWHAGDRAQAVRSWERGLREAAVRWPLLYCLAVADREDGHPARAAERFAEAFTDHADRAGEDAVVAGALGREAVVALLAAGRPGRAREAWARLPQEVRERGAFRFLEARLLLAEGRAGEARAVFDAGFEVADLSEGAEIIGEVWSELTGEHLPDAYEFRMRPN is encoded by the coding sequence ATGACGACCGTACGACGTGCCGTACTGACGCTGCCCGCGGCCCTGTTGGGCCCGGACAACCCCCTGCCCGCCCTGCGCACCCACGACGGGACGCACGCGGTCGACGACCAGACCCTCGCGGAACTCCCGCGCGACATGGCCCGGGGCATCGGCCGCGCCCCGCTGCGCAGCCTGCTCCCGACTCCCGTACGCGACGGCTACGGGCGCGAGCGCACGCCCACCGACCTCGACGCGATCGTGATCGAGAACGACCGGCTCCGGGCCACCGTGCTGCCCGGCCTCGGTGGCCGCGTGCACTCCCTGCACCACAAGCCCACCGGGCGCGAACTCCTCTACCGCAACCCGGTGTTCCAGCCCGCGGCCTTCGCCCTCAACGGCGCCTGGTTCTCCGGTGGCATCGAGTGGAACATCGGGGCCACCGGCCACACCACCCTCTCCTGCTCGCCGCTGCACGCGGCGACAGTCCGCGCACCCGACGGCGGCCCGATGCTCCGGCTGTGGGAGTGGGAGCGGCTCCGTGACCTGCCCTTCCAGGTCGACCTCTGGCTCCCCGACGGCTCCGACTTCCTCCACGTCGGCATCCGCGTCCGCAACCCGCACGAGCGGCCCGCCCCCGTCTACTGGTGGTCCAACACCGCCGTGCCCGAGGACCGCCGGGTCCTCGCCCCCGCCGACTCGGCCTGGCACCACGGCTACGAGCGCGGTCTGCGCCGCGTCCCCGTCCCCGCGGACGAGGACGGCGCCGACCGCTCGTACCCGCTCGGCGCCGACCACGCCGCCGACTGGTTCTACGACCTGCCCGAAGGGCAGCGCCGCTGGATCGCCGCGCTCGACGCGGACGGCACCGGCCTCGTCCAGACCTCCACCGACCCGCTGCGCGGGCGCAAGCTCTTCGCGTGGGGCCGCGGGCGCGGCGGCCGGCGCTGGCAGGAGTGGCTCACCGAGCCCGGCACCCCCGGTTACGCCGAGATCCAGGCCGGTCTGGCCCGCACCCAGCTGGAGCACCTGGAGCTGCCGGGCGGCGGGGAGTTCAGCTGGCTGGAGGCGTACGGACCCCTCGTCGCCGATCCCGCCGCGGCGCTCGGCGACGACTGGGACGCGGCCCGCGCGGCAGTCGAGAGCAGCCTCGCCGGGGCGTTGCCGCGCGCCGCGGTCGACGCCGCCCACGCGGCCTGGCGCGAGCAGGCCGCCGATGCCGCGCCCGAGACCGTCCTCGCCGTCGGCTCCGGCTGGGGAGCCCTCGAAGTCCTGCGCGGACAGTACGAGTTGCCAGGCACTCCCTTCCCCGAGTCGTCACTCGGACCGGAGCAGGAACCCTGGCGGGAACTGCTGGACACCGGTGTCCTGCCGGCCCCCGAGAAGGGATCCGCGCCCGGTGCGCCGCTGGTCTCGGCCCCCTGGCGGGACATGCTGGAGACCGCCCCGGCGGACCCCTCCACCGAGTACCACCTCGGCATCGCCCAGTGGCACGCCGGAGACCGCGCGCAGGCGGTGCGGAGCTGGGAACGCGGACTGCGCGAGGCCGCCGTGCGCTGGCCCCTGCTGTACTGCCTGGCCGTCGCCGACCGGGAGGACGGGCACCCGGCACGGGCCGCCGAACGGTTCGCCGAAGCCTTCACCGACCACGCCGACCGGGCGGGGGAGGACGCGGTGGTGGCCGGCGCCCTCGGCCGCGAGGCCGTCGTCGCGCTGCTCGCCGCCGGACGGCCCGGCCGGGCCCGGGAGGCGTGGGCGCGCCTGCCGCAGGAGGTCCGGGAGAGGGGCGCCTTCCGGTTCCTGGAGGCCCGGCTGCTCCTCGCCGAAGGCAGGGCGGGCGAGGCCCGCGCCGTCTTCGACGCGGGCTTCGAGGTCGCGGACCTGAGCGAGGGGGCCGAGATCATCGGTGAGGTGTGGTCGGAGCTCACCGGTGAACACCTGCCGGACGCCTACGAGTTCAGGATGCGACCGAACTGA
- a CDS encoding methyltransferase domain-containing protein has protein sequence MTHATDPSAAHETAVYTHGHHESVLRSHSWRTAENSAAYLLPELRAGLDVLDVGCGPGTITADLAARVAPGRVTAVDAAEDVLDKARAVAAERGLENVEFAVADVHALDFPDDSFDVVHAHQVLQHVGDPVRALREMRRVCRPGGVVAARDSDYGAFAWFPERPALDGWLDLYHRVARANGGEPDAGRRLFAWARQAGFTDVTTTAGTWCFATPEERAWWSGLWADRTTASVYAELAVSGGHATAAELKAIGEAWREWGEQQDAWFMVPHGEILCRVS, from the coding sequence ATGACGCATGCCACCGACCCGTCCGCGGCCCACGAGACCGCCGTCTACACCCACGGCCACCACGAGTCCGTCCTGCGCTCGCACAGCTGGCGGACCGCCGAGAACTCGGCGGCCTACCTGCTGCCCGAACTGCGGGCGGGACTGGACGTCCTGGACGTGGGCTGCGGACCCGGAACGATCACCGCCGACCTGGCCGCACGGGTGGCGCCGGGCCGGGTGACGGCGGTCGACGCCGCCGAGGACGTCCTGGACAAGGCCCGCGCGGTCGCCGCCGAACGCGGCCTGGAGAACGTCGAGTTCGCCGTGGCCGACGTCCATGCCCTGGACTTCCCGGACGACTCCTTCGACGTCGTCCACGCCCATCAGGTGCTGCAGCACGTCGGCGACCCGGTCCGGGCACTGCGCGAGATGCGGCGCGTGTGCCGCCCCGGTGGAGTCGTCGCGGCCCGCGACAGTGACTACGGGGCCTTCGCCTGGTTCCCCGAACGGCCCGCGCTCGACGGGTGGTTGGACCTGTACCACCGGGTCGCACGGGCGAACGGCGGCGAACCCGACGCCGGGAGGCGGCTGTTCGCGTGGGCCCGGCAGGCCGGATTCACCGACGTCACGACGACCGCCGGCACCTGGTGCTTCGCCACGCCCGAGGAGCGGGCCTGGTGGAGCGGCCTGTGGGCCGACCGTACGACCGCGTCGGTCTACGCGGAACTGGCCGTGTCGGGCGGGCACGCGACCGCCGCGGAGCTGAAGGCGATCGGGGAGGCATGGCGGGAGTGGGGCGAGCAGCAGGACGCGTGGTTCATGGTCCCGCACGGCGAGATCCTGTGTCGGGTGTCCTGA
- a CDS encoding GNAT family N-acetyltransferase, protein MSTSIREAVPEDAAALASVHVQSWRAAYRDLLPGPYLDALDPEERTVVWRDRLAAPDRPTVLLATGADGRVVAFSCFRAWADEESVASGPATTAELAALYALPEVWGTGVGRELLTVSTEVLVTAGFRSAVLWVFAGNARGRRFYEAAGWRPDGVVAHDVTGGRELPELRYRRELFA, encoded by the coding sequence ATGTCGACATCGATACGTGAAGCCGTTCCCGAGGACGCGGCGGCCCTCGCCTCCGTCCATGTGCAGTCGTGGCGGGCCGCCTACCGCGACCTGCTCCCGGGGCCGTACCTGGACGCCCTGGACCCGGAGGAGCGCACCGTCGTGTGGCGCGACCGGCTGGCGGCGCCGGACCGGCCGACGGTGCTCCTGGCGACGGGGGCCGACGGGCGGGTGGTGGCCTTCTCCTGTTTCAGGGCATGGGCGGACGAGGAGTCCGTCGCGTCCGGCCCCGCCACCACGGCCGAGCTCGCGGCGCTGTACGCCCTGCCGGAGGTGTGGGGCACGGGTGTCGGGCGGGAGCTGCTCACCGTGTCCACCGAGGTGCTCGTGACGGCCGGTTTCCGCTCCGCCGTGCTGTGGGTGTTCGCCGGGAACGCGCGGGGGCGCCGGTTCTACGAGGCCGCGGGCTGGCGGCCGGACGGCGTCGTCGCCCATGACGTCACGGGCGGCAGGGAGCTGCCGGAACTCCGGTACAGGCGGGAGCTGTTCGCCTGA
- a CDS encoding sulfite oxidase — MPYSPAPDRRSLLKLLAAAPAVSALGGLATAAPALAAPANGSAAGAASGIVKALPPEWFTVRGTNAEARFDSFADTGLLTPADRFFVRNHTSTPVLDAADWRLTLWGDGLHGRTPVHFTYGQLRDLPSVTRTALIECAGNGRSLYTSQQGEPVTGTSWTLGAVGAARWRGVRLSDVLRRAGIAHDAVDLLPRGLDDPYVSGGVDFGRVRRPLPVAKAFDDVILAYEMNGEPLPYDHGYPVRLVVPSWVGIASIKWLGDIEVSARPLTSPWSTDWYRLFGPAHPSGGSSPISVQTIKSGYELPFGATLEGDRVHRLTGRAWSAHAPVRAVEVSTDGGTHWRRARLLDTPRRDGWVRWTTPWRPHRTGPVTLLSRTTDAAGNTQPERAVHNTQGYLFDAVVRHPITVA, encoded by the coding sequence GTGCCGTACTCGCCCGCGCCCGACCGCCGCTCCCTGCTGAAGCTGCTCGCGGCGGCCCCCGCGGTCTCCGCCCTCGGTGGACTCGCCACCGCCGCGCCCGCACTCGCCGCGCCCGCGAACGGATCCGCCGCGGGCGCCGCCTCCGGGATCGTCAAGGCCCTCCCGCCCGAGTGGTTCACCGTCCGGGGCACCAACGCCGAGGCGCGGTTCGACTCCTTCGCGGACACCGGTCTCCTCACCCCCGCCGACCGCTTCTTCGTCCGCAACCACACCTCCACGCCCGTCCTCGACGCCGCCGACTGGCGGCTGACCCTCTGGGGTGACGGACTCCACGGCCGCACCCCCGTCCACTTCACCTACGGACAGCTCCGCGACCTGCCGTCCGTCACCCGGACGGCCCTGATCGAGTGCGCCGGAAACGGCCGCAGCCTCTACACGAGCCAGCAGGGCGAGCCCGTGACCGGCACCTCATGGACCCTCGGTGCCGTCGGCGCCGCCCGCTGGCGCGGTGTCCGCCTCTCCGACGTGCTGCGACGCGCCGGGATCGCCCACGACGCCGTCGACCTCCTGCCGCGCGGCCTCGACGACCCGTACGTCTCCGGCGGCGTCGACTTCGGCCGGGTGCGCCGCCCGTTGCCGGTCGCCAAGGCCTTCGACGACGTGATCCTCGCGTACGAGATGAACGGCGAGCCGCTCCCGTACGACCACGGGTACCCGGTCCGGCTCGTCGTGCCCTCCTGGGTCGGCATCGCCTCGATCAAGTGGCTGGGCGACATCGAGGTCTCCGCCCGCCCGCTCACCTCGCCCTGGTCCACGGACTGGTACCGCCTCTTCGGCCCCGCCCACCCGTCCGGCGGCAGCTCCCCGATCAGCGTCCAGACGATCAAGTCCGGGTACGAACTCCCCTTCGGCGCCACCCTGGAGGGCGACCGGGTGCACCGGCTCACCGGGCGCGCCTGGTCCGCCCACGCACCCGTCCGGGCGGTCGAGGTCTCCACCGACGGTGGGACCCACTGGCGCCGGGCCCGGCTCCTGGACACCCCGCGGCGGGACGGCTGGGTCCGCTGGACCACGCCGTGGCGTCCCCACCGCACCGGGCCCGTCACCCTGCTGTCCCGAACCACCGACGCCGCCGGCAACACGCAGCCCGAGCGGGCCGTCCACAACACCCAGGGCTATCTCTTCGACGCGGTCGTACGGCATCCGATCACCGTCGCCTGA
- a CDS encoding aminotransferase class I/II-fold pyridoxal phosphate-dependent enzyme gives MRHTAPEGRGPVRYGPPAPDTGLPVLPGLAALLAAAAGRTTPEPPGGGPVLREAAAGYWWRRGLRTHAEDVVAAPGAPTLLLALIAAHGGDLLLPRPCPAWWTPQARLLGRRTYHVPTPAECGGVPDPYALLETVRRVRAEGGDPRVLLLTVADDPTATVAPPEIVRAACEAAVAEGLHVISDETWRDTLHHPHDTVLLSPAEMCPDDVTVLGDLGGALTPAAWPCAIARFPPTDPSRADRWTDSRARVLDVLTALGAVVPGPVAPAAAHALDEPEDVTVRARRAAAVHGRLAAVAHRTVLAAGALSRPPQAGRHLYVDLGPLRAGLTARGVTDSLDLESHLAARLGASTPGGHRFDDELGALRVRFGTGMFLGATEEERVEALGEQNPEELPHVARALADFGAALEELR, from the coding sequence ATGCGCCACACGGCTCCGGAGGGCCGAGGCCCGGTGCGCTACGGCCCTCCCGCGCCCGACACCGGCCTGCCCGTCCTCCCCGGGCTCGCCGCCCTCCTGGCCGCGGCCGCCGGACGGACCACCCCCGAGCCGCCCGGCGGCGGCCCGGTGCTGCGGGAGGCGGCGGCCGGCTACTGGTGGCGCCGGGGCCTCCGTACGCATGCCGAGGACGTGGTCGCGGCCCCCGGCGCCCCGACCCTGCTGCTCGCGCTGATCGCCGCCCACGGCGGCGACCTGCTGCTGCCCCGGCCCTGCCCCGCCTGGTGGACCCCGCAGGCCCGGCTCCTCGGCCGCCGCACCTACCACGTGCCCACCCCGGCCGAATGCGGCGGCGTCCCCGACCCGTACGCCCTCCTGGAGACCGTCCGGCGGGTCCGGGCGGAGGGCGGCGACCCCCGGGTCCTGCTGCTCACCGTCGCCGACGACCCCACCGCCACCGTCGCCCCGCCGGAGATCGTCCGCGCGGCCTGCGAGGCCGCCGTCGCCGAGGGCCTCCACGTCATCAGCGACGAGACCTGGCGCGACACCCTCCACCACCCGCACGACACCGTGCTCCTCAGCCCCGCCGAGATGTGCCCGGACGACGTCACCGTCCTCGGCGACCTCGGCGGCGCCCTCACCCCGGCCGCCTGGCCCTGCGCCATCGCCCGCTTCCCGCCCACCGACCCGTCCCGCGCCGACCGCTGGACCGACAGCAGGGCCCGCGTGCTCGACGTCCTCACCGCCCTCGGCGCCGTCGTCCCGGGCCCCGTCGCCCCCGCCGCCGCGCACGCCCTCGACGAACCCGAGGACGTGACCGTACGGGCCCGGCGCGCCGCTGCCGTCCACGGTCGGCTCGCGGCCGTCGCCCACCGCACCGTCCTGGCCGCCGGTGCCCTCTCCCGGCCGCCGCAGGCCGGCCGTCATCTGTACGTCGATCTCGGGCCGTTGCGGGCCGGGCTCACCGCCCGCGGGGTGACCGACTCCTTGGATCTGGAGAGCCACCTGGCCGCACGCCTCGGTGCGTCGACCCCCGGTGGGCACCGCTTCGACGACGAACTCGGGGCCCTGCGCGTCCGGTTCGGCACCGGGATGTTCCTGGGAGCCACCGAGGAGGAGCGCGTCGAGGCCCTCGGTGAACAGAACCCCGAGGAACTCCCGCACGTGGCACGCGCGTTGGCCGACTTCGGGGCGGCCCTGGAGGAACTCCGGTGA
- a CDS encoding MBL fold metallo-hydrolase yields the protein MTERTAHPARAAEAPYPLDPATTLDPAPAPAPAPAPAPAPAPVLQPVGRLRLDWPRTFADRLTAPLPGVRAMARLAREGAVRPRPEGLRDIPLLPFEPGPMPSAGPDTFAVTWAGHASWVLRLGGLTVLTDPVWSRRIFGTPARLTPVGVRWEDLPPVDAVVISHNHFDHLDAPTLKRLPRHTPVFVPAGLGRWFTRRRFSRVTELDWWEAAELDGVRFDFVPAHHWSKRTLLDTCRSLWGGWVITDASGRRVHFAGDTGYGHWFAEIGRRFPGIDLSLLPIGAYDPRWWLSDVHTDPEEAVRAHQDLGARRMAPMHWATFVLSSEPVMEPLTRVRAAWEKAGLPREDLWDLPIGASRVLAP from the coding sequence ATGACCGAACGGACGGCGCACCCCGCCCGGGCCGCAGAGGCCCCGTACCCCCTCGACCCCGCCACGACCCTCGACCCCGCCCCGGCCCCCGCGCCCGCCCCGGCCCCCGCGCCTGCCCCCGCCCCCGTACTCCAGCCGGTCGGCCGGCTCCGGCTGGACTGGCCCCGCACCTTCGCCGACCGGCTCACCGCTCCCCTCCCCGGCGTCCGGGCCATGGCGCGACTCGCCCGTGAGGGCGCCGTGCGCCCCCGCCCCGAGGGGCTGCGCGACATCCCGCTGCTCCCGTTCGAGCCGGGCCCGATGCCGTCCGCCGGGCCCGACACGTTCGCCGTCACCTGGGCAGGGCACGCCAGTTGGGTCCTGCGCCTCGGCGGGCTCACCGTCCTCACCGACCCCGTCTGGTCCCGCCGGATCTTCGGCACCCCGGCCCGGCTCACCCCGGTCGGGGTCCGCTGGGAGGATCTGCCGCCCGTCGACGCCGTCGTCATCAGTCACAACCACTTCGACCACCTCGACGCTCCCACCCTGAAGCGACTGCCCCGGCACACCCCGGTGTTCGTCCCGGCCGGGCTCGGACGCTGGTTCACCCGCCGCCGGTTCAGCCGCGTGACCGAGCTCGACTGGTGGGAGGCTGCCGAACTCGACGGCGTACGCTTCGACTTCGTCCCCGCCCACCACTGGTCCAAGCGCACCCTGCTCGACACCTGCCGCTCCCTGTGGGGCGGTTGGGTGATCACCGACGCGTCCGGCCGCCGCGTCCACTTCGCCGGGGACACCGGGTACGGCCACTGGTTCGCCGAGATCGGCCGCCGGTTCCCCGGGATCGACCTGTCGCTGCTCCCGATCGGCGCCTACGACCCGCGCTGGTGGCTCAGCGACGTCCACACCGACCCGGAGGAGGCGGTCCGCGCGCACCAGGACCTCGGGGCCCGGCGGATGGCCCCCATGCACTGGGCCACCTTCGTCCTCTCCTCCGAGCCCGTCATGGAACCGCTCACCCGGGTCAGGGCCGCCTGGGAGAAGGCCGGCCTGCCCCGAGAGGACCTGTGGGACCTGCCGATCGGCGCCTCACGGGTGCTCGCTCCCTGA
- a CDS encoding DedA family protein, whose translation MRELPPESTQQAVGYPSLFLLVALGALVPIVPTGAIVSSAAVVAFHQTSPLSLLFVFLVSAFAAWLGDMALYWLGQRGVRSRNGSRWLAALRSRVTPERLAQAQERLDSHQVSVLVLSRLVPAGRIPVMLACLLAEMPLRRFVRGDAAACLAWAATYQLIGILGGSLFPEPWQGVVAAVGLTALFSAVPALWRRVRRTSGKVASGASGVSGTSGSAGASGTSDASGTSGASGASGASGASGPSAPSGSEHP comes from the coding sequence GTGCGTGAGCTGCCGCCCGAGTCGACGCAGCAGGCCGTCGGCTATCCCTCGCTGTTCCTGCTGGTGGCGCTCGGCGCGCTGGTGCCGATCGTGCCGACGGGCGCGATCGTCAGTTCGGCGGCGGTGGTCGCCTTCCACCAGACCTCGCCGCTGTCGCTTCTCTTCGTCTTCCTGGTGTCGGCGTTCGCCGCCTGGCTGGGCGACATGGCGCTGTACTGGCTCGGGCAGCGCGGGGTCCGCTCGCGCAACGGTTCGCGCTGGCTGGCCGCGCTGCGGAGCCGGGTCACTCCGGAGCGGCTCGCGCAGGCGCAGGAGCGGCTCGACTCCCATCAGGTGTCGGTGCTCGTGCTGTCCCGGCTCGTGCCGGCGGGGCGGATCCCGGTGATGCTGGCCTGTCTGCTCGCGGAGATGCCGTTGCGCCGGTTCGTCCGCGGCGACGCGGCGGCCTGCCTGGCGTGGGCCGCGACGTACCAGCTGATCGGCATCCTGGGCGGTTCGCTCTTCCCGGAGCCGTGGCAGGGGGTCGTGGCGGCGGTGGGTCTCACGGCGCTCTTCAGCGCGGTCCCGGCGCTGTGGCGGCGGGTGCGGAGGACGTCGGGGAAGGTCGCGTCAGGTGCTTCCGGTGTGTCGGGTACCTCCGGCTCCGCGGGCGCTTCCGGTACGTCGGACGCCTCGGGTACCTCAGGCGCCTCAGGGGCCTCAGGGGCTTCCGGTGCCTCGGGTCCCTCGGCGCCCTCAGGGAGCGAGCACCCGTGA
- a CDS encoding MBL fold metallo-hydrolase: MPVEVTWWGHATCTVEDSGVRFLTDPLFARRIAHLRRRRGALPPPEATRAEAVLVSHLHADHLHVPSLAGLAPGTRLLVPRGAPAAVPGLRRLDGNGLRLTEVEPGDTVTVEGVTVRVVPALHDGRRLPVGPHRSPALGYVVEGEARTYFAGDTGLFDGMAEAVGPVDVALLPVGGWGPYLGHGHLDAGRAAQALAALSPAAAVPVHYGTYWPIGLDGVRPHEFHAPGDEFVRHAARLAPKVAVHLLGHGERVRPEVAR, translated from the coding sequence ATGCCGGTGGAGGTCACCTGGTGGGGTCACGCGACCTGCACGGTCGAGGACTCCGGGGTCCGCTTCCTCACCGATCCGCTGTTCGCCCGGCGGATCGCGCACCTGCGGCGTCGACGCGGGGCCCTGCCGCCGCCCGAGGCCACCCGCGCCGAGGCGGTCCTCGTCTCGCACCTGCACGCCGACCACCTGCACGTGCCCTCGCTCGCCGGGCTGGCTCCCGGGACACGGCTCCTCGTGCCGCGCGGCGCCCCCGCCGCCGTTCCGGGGCTGCGCAGGCTCGACGGGAACGGGCTGCGGCTGACCGAGGTGGAGCCCGGCGACACGGTGACGGTCGAGGGCGTGACGGTACGGGTCGTGCCGGCGCTCCACGACGGGCGGCGGCTGCCGGTGGGTCCGCACCGCTCCCCCGCCCTCGGGTACGTCGTCGAGGGCGAGGCGCGGACGTACTTCGCCGGCGACACCGGGCTCTTCGACGGGATGGCGGAGGCGGTGGGTCCGGTGGACGTGGCGCTGCTTCCGGTGGGCGGCTGGGGACCGTATCTCGGTCACGGCCATCTCGACGCGGGGCGGGCCGCCCAGGCGCTCGCCGCGCTCTCGCCTGCGGCGGCGGTGCCGGTGCACTACGGCACGTACTGGCCGATCGGGCTCGACGGGGTCCGCCCGCACGAGTTCCATGCGCCGGGGGACGAGTTCGTCCGGCACGCGGCGCGGCTGGCGCCGAAGGTGGCGGTGCACCTGCTGGGCCACGGTGAACGGGTGCGGCCGGAGGTCGCCCGGTGA
- a CDS encoding phage holin family protein, with amino-acid sequence MIVVWAVSTLTMLVLAGVLPDFQLQSADGDSMTRTAITAAAAAGVFGLLGALVWPVIVRALLLVPALVLGLLVFFLNGSMLLVALWLIPDGRGAADPETAVVVAAVMSAVASATATALAVRDDDAYRRRLYRLTGRTRPRDPGATPEADPGTVFLQLDGVGHHVLKAAVADGLMPTVADWLDDGHRLTPWRTDWSSQTGASQLGILHGSNEDVPAFRWYEKDTGRLMVSNRPASAVELQRRAVRRTGNGGLLTVDGASRGNLFSGGADQLALVLSMAARRGRRNRSRAGYFAYFADPANAVRTAGSLVTECVREMCQSTRALLRRETPRVSRGGTYPFVRAFATVVERDVVVAAVMGDILAGRTAVYADLVAYDEVAHHSGPHGRDTDQVLRRLDRAIALIATVAEHAPRPYRIVLLSDHGQSPGETFESAYGLSLKELVRAGCGLPVPRRVRRTRSGSEARDAARDALRTALHRPLDETGETARELPAKPSEPVVLASGNLGLISFPDVPHRMTREEIDRRHPALLRTLAHHPGVGFVLVASAEHGSLVLARDGVEVPVAELADGGPLAVFGRGAADAVRRTDGFPHVADIMVNSMYDPATGTVHAFEEQIGSHGGLGGEQSHPFLLSPPELSAPVGTGEELVGAERVHRVLRRWLRESAGPQVPLAISPSASRSESPLPADGVVVRDKNG; translated from the coding sequence ATGATCGTGGTCTGGGCGGTGTCCACGCTCACGATGCTCGTCCTCGCCGGCGTGCTGCCCGACTTCCAGCTCCAGTCCGCCGACGGCGACAGCATGACGAGAACCGCGATCACCGCCGCCGCGGCCGCGGGCGTCTTCGGTCTGCTCGGCGCGCTCGTGTGGCCGGTGATCGTCCGCGCGCTGCTGCTCGTGCCCGCCCTCGTCCTCGGCTTGCTGGTCTTCTTCCTCAACGGCTCGATGCTGCTCGTCGCGCTCTGGCTGATCCCGGACGGGCGAGGCGCCGCCGACCCCGAGACCGCCGTCGTGGTCGCCGCCGTCATGTCCGCCGTCGCCTCCGCCACCGCCACGGCCCTCGCCGTCCGTGACGACGACGCGTACCGCCGCCGTCTCTACCGGCTCACCGGCCGCACCCGCCCCCGCGATCCCGGTGCCACGCCGGAGGCCGACCCCGGCACCGTCTTCCTCCAGCTCGACGGCGTCGGCCACCACGTGCTGAAGGCCGCCGTCGCCGACGGGCTCATGCCGACCGTCGCCGACTGGCTCGACGACGGCCATCGGCTCACCCCCTGGCGCACCGACTGGTCCAGCCAGACCGGCGCCAGCCAGCTCGGCATCCTGCACGGCTCCAACGAGGACGTGCCCGCCTTCCGCTGGTACGAGAAGGACACCGGCCGGCTCATGGTGTCGAACCGCCCCGCCTCCGCCGTGGAACTCCAGCGGCGGGCCGTGCGCCGCACCGGGAACGGCGGACTGCTCACCGTCGACGGGGCCTCCCGGGGCAACCTCTTCAGCGGCGGCGCCGACCAGCTCGCCCTGGTCCTGTCGATGGCCGCCCGGCGCGGCAGGCGCAACCGCTCCCGGGCCGGCTACTTCGCGTACTTCGCCGACCCGGCCAACGCCGTCCGTACCGCCGGATCGCTCGTCACCGAGTGCGTCCGCGAGATGTGCCAGTCGACCCGGGCGCTGCTGCGCCGTGAGACCCCGCGGGTCTCGCGCGGCGGCACGTACCCCTTCGTCCGTGCCTTCGCCACGGTCGTCGAACGGGACGTGGTGGTCGCCGCCGTGATGGGCGACATATTGGCCGGGCGGACCGCCGTCTACGCCGACCTCGTCGCGTACGACGAGGTGGCCCACCACTCCGGCCCGCACGGCCGCGACACCGACCAGGTCCTGCGCCGCCTCGACCGTGCGATCGCCCTGATCGCGACCGTCGCCGAACACGCCCCGCGGCCGTATCGGATCGTCCTCCTCTCCGACCACGGACAGAGCCCGGGCGAGACCTTCGAGTCGGCGTACGGTCTGTCGCTCAAGGAGCTCGTACGGGCCGGGTGCGGGCTGCCGGTGCCGCGCCGCGTCCGGCGCACCCGCAGCGGCTCCGAGGCGCGCGACGCGGCCAGGGACGCGCTGCGCACAGCGCTGCACCGGCCGCTGGACGAGACCGGGGAGACGGCGCGGGAGCTGCCCGCCAAGCCGTCCGAGCCGGTGGTCCTCGCCTCGGGCAACCTCGGTCTGATCTCCTTCCCCGACGTGCCGCACCGGATGACCCGCGAGGAGATCGACCGGCGCCACCCGGCGCTCCTGCGCACCCTCGCCCACCACCCGGGCGTCGGCTTCGTGCTGGTGGCGAGCGCCGAGCACGGCTCGCTGGTGCTGGCCAGGGACGGGGTGGAGGTACCCGTCGCCGAGCTCGCCGACGGGGGGCCGCTGGCCGTCTTCGGCCGGGGCGCGGCGGATGCCGTGCGCCGTACGGACGGCTTCCCGCACGTCGCGGACATCATGGTCAACTCGATGTACGACCCGGCGACCGGCACCGTGCACGCCTTCGAGGAGCAGATCGGCTCGCACGGCGGACTCGGCGGCGAGCAGTCGCACCCCTTCCTCCTTTCGCCGCCCGAGCTGTCGGCGCCGGTCGGCACGGGGGAGGAGCTGGTCGGCGCGGAGCGGGTCCACCGGGTCCTGCGGCGCTGGCTGCGCGAGTCCGCGGGCCCGCAGGTGCCGCTGGCGATCTCCCCGTCCGCGAGCCGATCGGAATCGCCGCTCCCGGCTGACGGGGTGGTCGTGCGGGACAAGAACGGCTGA